The genomic stretch TTCCTGCTCACTGTTCTAACCACCTCCATCGCTGCACATAGTCCTCTAACTATCGCAAATAAATTATCAAAAGATTTTCCGCATGCAAATATTTTAATTGGTGGCGGACAGATTCTTCAGGCCAATATACATTTTCCAAAAAACGTACGCACCTTATCTACTATGCAGGAATTAATCAGTTTGCTTGATTATCTAAAAGTGAATTGAGTTTTTCATTTGGTTTCTCAGATTCCGCGACTAGAATTTTACACGTGGACTTATAAAAGCCTGTTTATTGAAAGAATAAAACAGTAGTGTAGTTCATCTTAATCATACCTGTTTTCTATAATTTTATAAAGCTGCCGGTCAAAAAAAGAGGTGTGTTATTTTGTATATTGTAAGAATTCATTTCGCACATCTCGGTTTTTAAATTTACCGCAATATTCAGCCGTAATCGTCGTGGAGTGTACATCCTGAATTCCTCTGGAAGCAACACAGAGATGAGTGGAATCGATCACGATGGCTACATCTTCTGTTTGCAGGACTTCCTTGAGTGCCTCGGCAATCTGAATCGTTAACCGCTCTTGCACCTGGGGTCGACGGGCATAATAATCCACCATCCTATTAAGTTTAGAGAGACCGATTACTTTACCTGATGAATAATAGGCAACATGTACTTTCCCAAAGATGGGAACCAGATGATGTTCACAGGTAGAATAGAAGGTAATATTCTTCTCTACCAGCATCTGGCTATAGTT from Bacteroidota bacterium encodes the following:
- the folE gene encoding GTP cyclohydrolase I FolE, producing the protein MKASTTTGNNNNRLRTEKSRVNAILLNTDEKDIMDDILNHHFSNKETPLRADAFDVSNDEKISIIAGHVKEILHTLGLDLNDESIRDTPLRVAKMYINETFRGLNPENKPTATLFTNNYNYSQMLVEKNITFYSTCEHHLVPIFGKVHVAYYSSGKVIGLSKLNRMVDYYARRPQVQERLTIQIAEALKEVLQTEDVAIVIDSTHLCVASRGIQDVHSTTITAEYCGKFKNRDVRNEFLQYTK